Proteins from a genomic interval of Phenylobacterium sp. LH3H17:
- a CDS encoding cytochrome b/b6 domain-containing protein codes for MSDPPSAEVLVRRHALVTRVTHWINLLAMLVLLGSGLQIFNAHPALYWGDVAVFAEPWAAMQAKELGGERVGITRIGDLTLQTTGLFGLSGEPGAQEARGFPSWATLPGYRDLASGRRWHFFFAWLFALNGLVYLAGSLVNGHVRRDLLPERDQLKPRHLLREIADHARLRFPKGEEARRYNALQKLTYLAVIFVLLPAMVATGLSMSPGLNAGFPWLPELFGGRQSARTLHFISAGLIVAFVVVHVLMVLVSGPVNSLRAMITGRFAIRVGAQP; via the coding sequence ATGTCCGATCCCCCGTCAGCAGAGGTGCTGGTCCGTCGCCACGCCCTGGTCACGCGGGTCACCCACTGGATCAACCTGCTGGCCATGCTGGTGCTGCTGGGCAGCGGCCTGCAGATCTTCAACGCCCATCCGGCGCTCTACTGGGGCGATGTGGCGGTGTTCGCCGAGCCCTGGGCGGCGATGCAGGCCAAGGAGCTGGGCGGGGAACGGGTCGGGATCACCAGGATCGGCGACCTCACCCTGCAGACCACAGGGTTGTTCGGACTTTCGGGCGAACCGGGGGCCCAGGAGGCGCGGGGCTTCCCGTCCTGGGCGACCCTGCCGGGCTACCGCGACCTGGCCTCGGGCCGGCGCTGGCACTTCTTCTTCGCCTGGCTTTTCGCGCTGAACGGCCTGGTCTACCTGGCGGGCAGTCTCGTGAATGGGCACGTCAGGCGCGACCTGCTGCCCGAGCGCGACCAGCTCAAGCCCCGGCATCTGCTGCGCGAGATCGCCGACCACGCTCGCCTGCGCTTCCCCAAGGGCGAAGAGGCGCGGCGCTACAACGCCCTGCAGAAGCTGACCTATCTGGCGGTGATCTTCGTTCTGCTGCCGGCCATGGTCGCCACAGGGCTGTCTATGTCGCCCGGCCTGAACGCGGGGTTCCCCTGGCTGCCGGAGCTGTTCGGCGGCCGGCAGTCGGCGCGCACCCTGCATTTCATCTCGGCCGGCCTGATCGTGGCCTTCGTGGTGGTCCACGTGCTGATGGTGCTGGTCTCCGGGCCCGTCAACAGCCTGCGTGCGATGATCACCGGCCGCTTCGCCATCCGGGTCGGAGCCCAGCCATGA
- a CDS encoding thioesterase family protein, producing the protein MTSQGVEVWSGGVNTWECDEMGHLNVRFWVAKALEGLAGLAATLGMPHAFAPHAQATLAIRELHMRFLREARAGAWLQATGGVVEIGDSDARLLVILCHASGEPAATFQFRVDHATAADLRPFPWPERIRQRAEALHVEVPAHAAARSVDLDPVEPTASLARADELGLMRIGLGVVGPSECDVFGRMSAERFIGRVSDGITRLFGEDRPGPDPVPGEPPPSLGGAVLEYRVLYLDWPKAGDGVELRSGIADSTPRTRRAVHWMVDPLSGRPWASSEAIAITFDLDKRKIVDIGAQAQAAFVARLTPGLAL; encoded by the coding sequence GTGACAAGCCAAGGCGTCGAGGTCTGGAGCGGCGGCGTCAATACGTGGGAATGCGACGAGATGGGCCACCTGAACGTCCGGTTCTGGGTGGCCAAGGCCTTGGAAGGCCTGGCCGGCCTTGCCGCGACGCTGGGCATGCCGCACGCTTTCGCCCCCCACGCCCAGGCGACGCTGGCGATCCGCGAGCTCCACATGCGCTTCCTGCGCGAGGCTCGCGCCGGGGCCTGGCTGCAGGCGACCGGCGGTGTGGTCGAGATCGGCGACAGCGACGCGCGCCTGCTGGTGATCCTGTGTCACGCCTCGGGAGAACCCGCCGCCACGTTCCAGTTCCGGGTCGACCACGCCACCGCAGCCGATCTGCGGCCCTTCCCCTGGCCCGAGCGGATACGGCAAAGGGCCGAGGCCCTCCATGTCGAGGTCCCGGCCCATGCGGCGGCGCGCAGCGTCGACCTCGACCCGGTGGAGCCGACCGCCAGCCTGGCGCGGGCCGACGAGCTTGGCCTGATGCGCATAGGCCTGGGCGTCGTCGGGCCGTCGGAGTGCGACGTGTTCGGCCGCATGAGCGCCGAGCGGTTCATCGGCCGGGTCTCGGATGGGATCACCCGGTTGTTCGGCGAGGATCGGCCGGGGCCGGATCCCGTCCCCGGTGAGCCACCGCCCAGCCTGGGCGGAGCCGTGCTGGAGTATAGGGTGCTCTATCTGGACTGGCCCAAGGCCGGGGACGGCGTCGAGTTGCGCTCGGGGATCGCCGACAGCACCCCGCGCACCCGCCGCGCGGTCCACTGGATGGTCGATCCCTTGAGCGGCCGTCCGTGGGCGAGCTCGGAGGCCATCGCCATCACCTTCGACCTCGACAAGCGAAAGATCGTCGACATCGGCGCCCAGGCGCAGGCGGCGTTCGTCGCCCGGTTGACGCCGGGTCTGGCGCTCTAG